The genome window CCCTCTACTATTCAGCTCCTCTTCGCCAGGGACATTCAATGAACGATGGTTAGACCCTGTTGCAATCACCACGGTTTTAGCTTCAAATTCCCCATCATCTGTGACAATCTTTTTGGTTGCTCCAAGGTCTTCGATACGCTCTACCTGACCAAACAAATGTTCCACGCCAAGATTTTCTAAAGGCTCAAACATTTTTTCAGCCAAGTCTGGGCCACTAATATTCGCATAGCCAGGATAGTTTTCGATGTCAGACGTATTGTTCATTTGACCACCTGGAATTCCTCTCTCAATCAATGCGACTTTTAAATTACTTCGTGCTGCATAAAGGGCCGCAGTCATCCCTGCAGGACCTGCTCCAATAATCACTGTATCAAACATAGTCAACCTCTTTTCCGTTTCGTTGTAATCATTATAATTCTAACACGGTCTTTTTGCAATTATCGTGCTTGAAAGATAAACAAGATCCCTATGACCGCAAAGGTTAAAATAGGAATCGTCATGATATCAATTAAGAGGATATCATATAAATGGGCTTGTCGTTGCTTGGCTGTTTTATCTTTCTTCTTAAGGGCACGGTAGCCAATCCAAATACAAGAAGCGATCCCAACTAAAATCGTTGTCGTCACTAAACTTTGTAAATATAAGGACAATAATTTATTTAACATCACGACTCCAAATATTTTTACATTTTCAGAAAACAAACCCAGCTAGCACCGCCAGCTGAGTCTTACCTCTTTTCTATTATATCAAACATAGGTCCGTTTGTAACTAGCAAAGAATTCTTTTGTCCGTTCTTCTTTTGGATGCTGCATGATTTCCTCTGGTGTTCCAGATTCAATAATCCGTCCTTTATCCAAAAATAAGACCTTATCTGCTACTTGCGCTACAAAAGACATATCATGGCTGACCAATACCATAGTTTGACCTGTTTTTGCGGCATTGGCAATGGATTTTTCAACCTCCCCAACCAATTCTGGATCCAAGGCTGAAGTCGGTTCATCCAGCAAAAGAACCTCTGGTTTCATGGCCAAGGCACGAGCCAAAGCCACGCGTTGCTTTTGTCCGCCTGAGAGGTGACGAGGATAGTGATTTTCACGATCCGATAAGCCGACTTTTGCCAGTTCTTCTCGAGCAATTTTCGTTGCTTCTTGATCGGATAAGCCCTTCACAACAATGAGCCCTTCTTTCACATTTTCAAGGGCTGTTTTTCTACCAAACAAATTAAACTGCTGGAACACCATGGCCAATTTTCTTCTTAAGGTTAAGATTTGATCTTGGGTAATGTGCTCAAAATCAACTTCGAAATCATCAATCTTAATTCTACCACTGTCTGGAGCTTCCAAATAGTTTAAACTGCGTAAGAAGGTTGATTTACCAGCTCCCGAAGACCCGATTAAGGCCACGACTTCCCCTTTTTGAATTTCCAAACTTAGATTATTTAAAACCTTTTGACCTGAAAATGTCTTTGATAATTCTGAAATATAAATCATTAGATCCGGACCTCCTGATCTGGTAAATCAATTGCTACGGGAGTCTCAATATCCAGTCGACGTTCAATGTGACGGCCTAGTATTTCAATGAGAATATTCACAATCCAGTAAACAATCGATACCGTGATAAAGCGTTCAAAGTACTTCAAATCGCTCCCCCCAATAATCCGTGCTTGGGCAAAAATTTCAACCACACTGGCACTAAAGGCTAGCGAGGTCCCCTTGGTTAAGCCGATGAGAGAGTTGATTAAAGTAGGAGTTGCAACGACTGCTGCATTGGGAATAATAATCCGGCGATAAACTTGACGGTTGGTCATCCCAAGACTACGCGCTGCCTCAATTTCACCAGGATCCACTGATAAAATGGCTGCCCGGATGGTTTCACTCGCATAAGCTGCCTCATTAAAGGCAAGAGCAACAATTGCAAATAACTCAGCTGGAATGGCATTAATATTAAAAGCTGTTCCATAGGACTGATTGATCGCTTTTAAAATAAGAGGAATCCCATAATAGGTCAACATCAACTGAACCAACAAAGGAGTCCCACGTAAAAAACTGACAAAAACAGCTTGAATCGGGTAAAGAATTCGTACACGATTAATTTTGACCAGAGCAAAAATCATGGCAAAAATAATCCCAAAAAATGCGCCTCCTAGGGCTAATAAAATCGTCACAGGCAATTTCCCAATGACTGCCGGAAATGCATCCAATACGGCTCTCAAACTAAACAGCTTGCTGTCTGGAACGTGTTTTAAAAAGTCAGCATACCAGTTGGCAGTTAAAAGATTAGTTGTAAACATTTTTGTTACTTCCTTTCTCGAACATAAACATTCTATCACATTCACTATCGGAATTCCAAAAATTGCTACAGAAATAGAAAAATGATAGACTACTCAAATTTAGTCTATCATAATTTTAGACAAGTTCCTAATAGTTTTTCTTTATGGAGTTCATAAAGAAAATCTATGTTTTCTTCTGAACATGTGAAAGAAGGGGTTAGAAAGTTTGGCGTTTGGCCTTTCGTTCCGCCCGACCACGCGCACGGTTTTCAGCTCTTTTAGCTTTTCTCCGCTTTTCATCAACTGCCCATTTGATTTTTTTCTTGTAGCCTGGTTTGATTTTTTTCTTTTTCTTCTTCACCAGACCAATCATTTCAATGTCGAGTTTCTCTTGCTTCTTCTCACGATTGGCCCGTCTGTCCCGATCATAAGTATCTTCAATAACCCCATTTTTCAACACTTTCGGTACGAAACGAATGCCCATTTTTTCTAGTTCACGGATATCTGAATCATCACTCGGTTGATAAAGAGTAATAGCGACACCTGGTAGACCATTGCGCCCTGTCCGGCCAACACGGTGAACAAAGAAAGAAAGATCTTGTGGAATAGCATCGTTGATGACATGACTCACCCCTTCGATATCAATTCCACGAGCCGCTAAATCTGTGGCCACAATATACTCAAAATCAAGATTTTTAACCTGATTCATGATCCGTTTCCGTTCACGTGGTGGGATATCTCCGTGAATCTTCGCCACTTTCAATCCTTGGGCTACTAGATAAGCATGGAGATCATCTGCTCTCGTTTTGGTATTGACGAAAATCATGGCCAAATAAGGTTGCAAGGTCTTGGTCAATTGGTAAATTTGCTCATTTTTATCCCGACCCTTGGTCGAAACCAGCCAATTATCGATGGTATCTGAAATCACCGTCTTGGTCTTAATTTGCTCCATGACTGGGTTTGAGAGATATTTTTTCAAGAAAGGCTGCAATTTTTGCGGAATGGTGGCTGAAAAAACTAAAAATTGCAGTTGTTGCGGAAGCCTTGAAGCAATCTTATCCACAGTAGACAAGAATCCCATGTCCAGTGTCATATCTGCCTCGTCTACTACAAAAGTATGGGCCTTATGAATAGCCAGATCACCCGATGCAACCAGATCATAGATCCGGCCTGGAGTTCCAATAACGATATGTGGTTGTTTGACCTGCAATTTTTCAATCTGACGGCTTTTATCCGTTCCTCCAACATAATTTACAATCCGAATCTCTTTGTCAGAATGACTAGCGATTTGACGAGCAGCTTGGTAAATTTGCGTCGCCAACTCCCGACTAGGAGCCGTGATGACCGCTTCAACTTGCTCACTATCTTCATTTAAGGTTTGAAAAATCGGCAAGAGGAAAGTATGGGTCTTCCCAGAACCTGTCTTTGACTCTCCAACCAAATCATTTCCAGCTAGGACAATCGGAATTAGTTTTTCCTGTACTTCGGTTGCTTCTCTAAAATTGATTTCTTTCAGTGCCTCTTGAATATAGGGCTTAAAATTAAACTCTGTAAATTTCATTTTCTCAGTTCCTTTCATGATCTCTATTATTATATCAGAAAAGCTGTCTTCTTGCCTCTCTTATGGGTCATTTTTCCTAACCAGCGAAGTCTCTCTGAGTCAGCAAAAAAACGATGGGCAAGCCCACCGTCGTTTTATAGATAGAGAAGGACTAGAGTCACGACACTTGTCACCAAGGCAATGCTCCACATAAAGGCATCCACTTTCCATTCTGACCAGTTTTGGCCATTGCCAGAAAGTCCCCCCAGTTCTAAATGATGGTGGAAAGGAGTCATTCGGAAAATCCGACGTCCTTCTCCGTAGCGTTTCTTGGTCCATTTGAAATAGGTCACTTGTAGCATCACAGAACCTGTTTCAATGACATAGACCAGACCAATTAAGAGCAGCGTCCACTCGACATGCAGAGCCATTGACAAGGCTGCAAGCATCCCTCCAAGAGCTAGACTACCGACATCGCCCATAAAGATTTTAGCCGGCTTGTGGTTGAAGACAAAGAATCCAAGCAAGGCCCCAATCATACTCAAGGTGACAAAGAGAATGTCCCATTTCCCTTGCATATAGGCAATAAAGGAATAGGCACTCAGGCTAATAGCAACGGAGATGCTGGCTAATCCATCAATCCCATCTGTCAAATTGACCGCGTTTGAAAATCCAACCAACCAAAACAAAGCAAAGAGAATGTAGAAATGGCCCAAGTAAAGATCGTAACCAAAGACATTTAAAAGGCTTCCTGCACCGTGGCGTTCAGAAAAAATATAGAAGATGATTCCACCAACAAGTTGAAGGGCCAATTTTTGTTTCGGATTGAGACCTTCATTAATCTTACGAAAAACTTTTAAAAAGTCATCCAAAAATCCAACAATTCCATATAGAATCAAGATAAATAGAATAAGTTGAACAGGTCGCGTGAAATTTCCAGTCAATACGGTAACGACAAAACTAACTAGAACGGCTGTAATGAGAAATACAACTCCACCCATTGTCGGAGTGCCAGCTTTCGCTTTGTGTTGTTTCACATCTTCGTGCATTTGTTGCCCGGAAATATGAGCACGATGGTAAAATCGAATAAAGGCTGGAATAGCAGCCACTGTTAATAGAAACGATACAAGGATCGTAGCAATATACATCTTAGTCTCCTAATGTTAACGTAATCTTTTTAGTTTTATTGAGTGAGGTGTTCATTTTGACACTTTGTTTGGTTACTTTCTTTCCACTACCTTTATAGGTAATCTCAATTCCAGTCCATTCTCCAAAGATGTCTGCATTTTTCTTAGTCCAACCATACATATCTGGAACCGCATCAAAGTCTTCTGTCAATAACAATACTTGTTGATTGGCTTTGACTTTAGAGCCTACATCCACAGACATCTTGCGGATATTTTTCCCGGTTCCTAGGACAATTGGTTGTACCAAATTGCGACGCAATTCCTCTGAATAAGCACCTGGGCTCAGATTTTGTTTCAGATTCAACTCCTTAGAGAGAGTTTCTACTGAAGGGATTTTGTAGGTCGTTTCTTTGGTCACATCATCCAACGTTGGTGCCTCTGAGGTTAGATGCAAATCATCTTTCAAAGCAACAGCATCTTCTAAAATGGGATTGACCAATTCTTCCCAATTATTTGGAGAGAATTTTACTTCTGGTTGTTGGACCGTTACATACATGATGAATTCAGGATCTTCTGCAGGTGTCATGGCTACAACCGAGTTGATATAATCATTTTCTCCTTGCAAGTATCCTTGATCTGTCGCAATTTGGGCAGTCCCTGATTTCACCGCAACGTTTTGACCGGGTACCTGAATGATGGGTCCATCACTGTACAAGGTTCCATACTCTGGATCTGTTCCAACGGTGATCATATAGTTCCGTGTCTGTTGCGCAGCTGATCCTGAAACTGGTTTTCCAACAACTTCTTTTTTTGATTTGCGGGCTGTGTCTGATTTTTTATCGTAAATGGCACTAATAAACTTCGGCTCTAACATTTGCCCATCATTAGCAATGGCACTAAAGGCCCGTAACATTTGGGTTTGACTGACGGAAATCCCTTGACCAAAGGCAGATTGTGCCTGACTGACATAGTTATCACCTGGAAGGCTACCATAAGCCTCATCTCCCATACCAAAACGAGTTGGAAGACCAAACTTAAAGCGTGTCAAATAATCCATCCAAACCGTATTTCCCATTTTCTGTTCCAGACGAGTCATGCCAATGTTACTCGAATAGGCAAAGCCTTGAGCAATATTCATGTAACGGCCTGCTGACAGCCCCATATTGACATCCCAGTCACGGATCGTCGCATCTTTTACTTGTAGTTCGTTACTATAGTATACCTCATTATAGGCTGGGAAGGTTCCATGATCAATCGCCGAAGCTAATAACATGACCTTCATCGTTGAACCCGGTTCATATTGATCTTGATAAAGGATGGTATTCCAGGTTTTCAAGTTTTTCAGATCCAACCCTTGTTTGGTATCCGCATTATAGGATGGACGTTGCGTTGTCGCTAGGATCTCTCCAGTTTTTGCACTCACAAGAGTCGCACTAACATACTTTCCTTTTACTTTTTCTTGGAAAACATCCATTCGCGTCTCAAGGTAGGTTTGTAATTCTGCTGAAATGGTCGTATAGACATCTTTTCCATCTTCTGTTTTGACAGAAACCTTATCTGAACCAGGAACGATATTGCCGTTTCGGTCTTTGTCATAGGTGATAACCCCATTTTGACCAGCGAGAATACGATCGAGGGATTTCTCCATCCCTGATTGCCCCTTCAGAGTTTTATTCCCCTCTTTATCTTCTTGAAGAGAGGCCTGACCTATAAATTGAGAAGCAAAAACTCCATTTTTATAGCTTCGATTTGGACTGGTTGTAAAGGCAACCCCTTCAATCTTCGCCGCTTCCATGGCCTCACGGATGGCTGTCATATTACTATAAGTTATGCCGTTTCCGTTCGAGCCAAAAGAAACCTGTTTCAATTTCTTTTGCGACAACTGTTGAATGACGTAATCCTCATCCATCCCTAAGTACTGCTTAAAGATTTCTGCTACTTTTTTAAATTGGCTCTCTTCTACATAGAGGATTTTCCCAGTTGCTGATTTGTACTTTTTATCAATAATAGCATAAACGTTATAGGTCGTCGCATCTTCAGCAATTACTGCTCCATTTCGGTCGTAGATCGTTCCACGTTTTGCAGGAACAATGACCGTCTGCTCATGGACTTTTTTGGCTTGATCCGATAAGGTCACACCAAATTTTTTGTCAGTCCCAATGATCATTGCAAAATTAATCAGAAAGAGAAAAAAGAGGAAAATCGCCAGTACACTGAGATTTTTCCCAACTTGTTTTCGATTCTGATCCGGCAAGCGACGTTTCTTTATCGAATACCCGATCAAAAATTTTTTGAATTTATTCATCACTACTTGCACTCACTGTTTTTCGATTTTCTTTTTGCAGCTTCATTCCTTGGGAGCTAGCCAACTGTGATAAGCGGTCATAACGTGTTAATTCATTGACCTCTTGACGAACATCTGCCAATTCCGTCTTTTTGGCTTCTAGTTCCGTATTCAAATCAGTCAGTTCACTTTGAACTTGTAAAATCCGTGTCTGCATAAAGACGATACTAATGGCTAAAATCACAGCTGTTAGGACAATCGACCCATAAAAAGCCTTTTCTACTCTAGAGAAACGGCGAAAGCGGTCTTGCAGTACCTGTGTTCTTGTTCTCTCATCTCTTGCTGCCATATCAATTCCTCTTACTTGTGTATTTTTCGAGCAACCCGAAGTTTTGCTGAATGGGATCGATTATTTTCCTCAAGCTCTTCTTCACTTGGCAAAATAGGTTTCCGGTTAACCAACTCCATCTTTGGTTTCAAATCATCTGGAATAAAGGGAAGTCCCTTTGGAACCTCAACCGTCGAAGCTTCTTTAAACAATTGTTTGGTCAATCGATCCTCTAACGAATGAAAGGTAATCACAGAAATACGACCATCGAGGGCCAACAAATCCATGGCTTGCTGAATCGATTCATCTGCAGCTCCCAATTCATCATTGACTTCGATACGAATGGCTTGGAAAATCTGTTTAGCAGGATGGCCCTTTTTCTTGAGCTCCTTAGCTGGTTTAGCAGATTTAATAATCTCTGCTAATTCAGTCGTCGTTTCAATCGGTTTAATTGCTCGTGCTTGCTCAATTTTCCGCGCAATTTGCTTGGAAAATTTGTCCTCTCCATATTTGAAAAAAATACGGACTAGATCATGGTAATCGTAGCTATTAACGACTTCATAGGCTGTCAAGGAAGCTTCTTGATTCATCCGCATGTCTAACGGCGCATCTTTCTTGTAAGAAAATCCGCGTTCCCGTTCATCTAACTGAGGACTAGAGACACCTAGGTCATAACAGATTCCATCAATTTCAGTCACACCCAATTCGTTTAGACGTTCCTTCAAATGACGAAAGTTATCCTTAATGAAGGTCACCATGCCTTTCTCGATGAATGGAGCTAAACGAATCTTAGCATTCTCAATTGCATGCTGATCTTGGTCAAAGGCATAAAGATGGCCCGAT of Streptococcus sp. S5 contains these proteins:
- a CDS encoding DUF4059 family protein, coding for MLNKLLSLYLQSLVTTTILVGIASCIWIGYRALKKKDKTAKQRQAHLYDILLIDIMTIPILTFAVIGILFIFQAR
- a CDS encoding amino acid ABC transporter ATP-binding protein, translated to MIYISELSKTFSGQKVLNNLSLEIQKGEVVALIGSSGAGKSTFLRSLNYLEAPDSGRIKIDDFEVDFEHITQDQILTLRRKLAMVFQQFNLFGRKTALENVKEGLIVVKGLSDQEATKIAREELAKVGLSDRENHYPRHLSGGQKQRVALARALAMKPEVLLLDEPTSALDPELVGEVEKSIANAAKTGQTMVLVSHDMSFVAQVADKVLFLDKGRIIESGTPEEIMQHPKEERTKEFFASYKRTYV
- a CDS encoding amino acid ABC transporter permease, yielding MFTTNLLTANWYADFLKHVPDSKLFSLRAVLDAFPAVIGKLPVTILLALGGAFFGIIFAMIFALVKINRVRILYPIQAVFVSFLRGTPLLVQLMLTYYGIPLILKAINQSYGTAFNINAIPAELFAIVALAFNEAAYASETIRAAILSVDPGEIEAARSLGMTNRQVYRRIIIPNAAVVATPTLINSLIGLTKGTSLAFSASVVEIFAQARIIGGSDLKYFERFITVSIVYWIVNILIEILGRHIERRLDIETPVAIDLPDQEVRI
- a CDS encoding DEAD/DEAH box helicase — its product is MKFTEFNFKPYIQEALKEINFREATEVQEKLIPIVLAGNDLVGESKTGSGKTHTFLLPIFQTLNEDSEQVEAVITAPSRELATQIYQAARQIASHSDKEIRIVNYVGGTDKSRQIEKLQVKQPHIVIGTPGRIYDLVASGDLAIHKAHTFVVDEADMTLDMGFLSTVDKIASRLPQQLQFLVFSATIPQKLQPFLKKYLSNPVMEQIKTKTVISDTIDNWLVSTKGRDKNEQIYQLTKTLQPYLAMIFVNTKTRADDLHAYLVAQGLKVAKIHGDIPPRERKRIMNQVKNLDFEYIVATDLAARGIDIEGVSHVINDAIPQDLSFFVHRVGRTGRNGLPGVAITLYQPSDDSDIRELEKMGIRFVPKVLKNGVIEDTYDRDRRANREKKQEKLDIEMIGLVKKKKKKIKPGYKKKIKWAVDEKRRKAKRAENRARGRAERKAKRQTF
- the mraY gene encoding phospho-N-acetylmuramoyl-pentapeptide-transferase — translated: MYIATILVSFLLTVAAIPAFIRFYHRAHISGQQMHEDVKQHKAKAGTPTMGGVVFLITAVLVSFVVTVLTGNFTRPVQLILFILILYGIVGFLDDFLKVFRKINEGLNPKQKLALQLVGGIIFYIFSERHGAGSLLNVFGYDLYLGHFYILFALFWLVGFSNAVNLTDGIDGLASISVAISLSAYSFIAYMQGKWDILFVTLSMIGALLGFFVFNHKPAKIFMGDVGSLALGGMLAALSMALHVEWTLLLIGLVYVIETGSVMLQVTYFKWTKKRYGEGRRIFRMTPFHHHLELGGLSGNGQNWSEWKVDAFMWSIALVTSVVTLVLLYL
- the pbp2x gene encoding penicillin-binding protein PBP2X, with translation MNKFKKFLIGYSIKKRRLPDQNRKQVGKNLSVLAIFLFFLFLINFAMIIGTDKKFGVTLSDQAKKVHEQTVIVPAKRGTIYDRNGAVIAEDATTYNVYAIIDKKYKSATGKILYVEESQFKKVAEIFKQYLGMDEDYVIQQLSQKKLKQVSFGSNGNGITYSNMTAIREAMEAAKIEGVAFTTSPNRSYKNGVFASQFIGQASLQEDKEGNKTLKGQSGMEKSLDRILAGQNGVITYDKDRNGNIVPGSDKVSVKTEDGKDVYTTISAELQTYLETRMDVFQEKVKGKYVSATLVSAKTGEILATTQRPSYNADTKQGLDLKNLKTWNTILYQDQYEPGSTMKVMLLASAIDHGTFPAYNEVYYSNELQVKDATIRDWDVNMGLSAGRYMNIAQGFAYSSNIGMTRLEQKMGNTVWMDYLTRFKFGLPTRFGMGDEAYGSLPGDNYVSQAQSAFGQGISVSQTQMLRAFSAIANDGQMLEPKFISAIYDKKSDTARKSKKEVVGKPVSGSAAQQTRNYMITVGTDPEYGTLYSDGPIIQVPGQNVAVKSGTAQIATDQGYLQGENDYINSVVAMTPAEDPEFIMYVTVQQPEVKFSPNNWEELVNPILEDAVALKDDLHLTSEAPTLDDVTKETTYKIPSVETLSKELNLKQNLSPGAYSEELRRNLVQPIVLGTGKNIRKMSVDVGSKVKANQQVLLLTEDFDAVPDMYGWTKKNADIFGEWTGIEITYKGSGKKVTKQSVKMNTSLNKTKKITLTLGD
- the ftsL gene encoding cell division protein FtsL — protein: MAARDERTRTQVLQDRFRRFSRVEKAFYGSIVLTAVILAISIVFMQTRILQVQSELTDLNTELEAKKTELADVRQEVNELTRYDRLSQLASSQGMKLQKENRKTVSASSDE
- the rsmH gene encoding 16S rRNA (cytosine(1402)-N(4))-methyltransferase RsmH codes for the protein MSKEFHHVTVLLHETIDMLDVKPDGIYVDATLGGAGHSEYLLTKLNESGHLYAFDQDQHAIENAKIRLAPFIEKGMVTFIKDNFRHLKERLNELGVTEIDGICYDLGVSSPQLDERERGFSYKKDAPLDMRMNQEASLTAYEVVNSYDYHDLVRIFFKYGEDKFSKQIARKIEQARAIKPIETTTELAEIIKSAKPAKELKKKGHPAKQIFQAIRIEVNDELGAADESIQQAMDLLALDGRISVITFHSLEDRLTKQLFKEASTVEVPKGLPFIPDDLKPKMELVNRKPILPSEEELEENNRSHSAKLRVARKIHK